The genomic window GCATGGTCGGCATCAACGTGCCACTGCCGGTCCCTGTCGCGTACCACAGCTTCGGCGGCTGGAAACGCTCCCTGTTCGGTGACCTGCATGCCTATGGCCCCGATGCGGTGCGCTTCTACACCAAGCGCAAGACCATCACCCAGCGCTGGCCGTCGGCGGGTGTGCGTGAAGGTGCGCAGTTCGCGTTTCCGTCCTGATTTGTAGCACGCTAAAACCTGCCGGTAGCACTAATGGTGCTGCCGGGTGCAAGCTGGGGCTATAGCTGATCAGGCGTGCTTCCAGGCTATTGAAAACACCGGAATTGAACCGGATCAGAGCAATCTGATCCGGTTTTCTTATATAGAGTATTCAGCGGCGCTGCCGATTGTTAATATCGCGTTACTAACATAAGCCAGAACCCCTTGCGGTTCTGATACTGGACCACCGTGCAGGTTTCACACAGAAAACTGCTCTATCTAATAAAAAGTGCAAAGGTACGGGAATCCGAATCTGGGAACTCTCGCATTCCCGCCACACCCAGGATGGAAAAATGATATCCAATGAAGCGAAGATTGTTCGCGAAGTGCTGATTGCACGGGGCCTGGAGACCCCGCTGCTGGAGAACGGCATGAGCAGCGAGCAGAAGTACGAACGGATCAAAAGCCTGATGACCGAAGTGGTCGGCACGCTGGGGCTGGATCTCAGTGATGACAGCCTGGCGGAAACACCGCACCGTATTGCCAAGATGTATGTTAACGAGATCTTCGCCGGCCTTGATTACGCCCGTTTTCCGAAGATGGCGCTGATCGAGAACAAGATGCAGGTGGAGGAAATGGTCAAGGTGCGTGACATCAGTGTTGTCAGCACCTGCGAACACCACTTCGTGACGATCGATGGCGTGGCCAAAGTGGCCTATATTCCGGATCAGACCATTATCGGCCTGTCCAAGATCAACCGTATCGTACGCTTCTTCGCCCAGCGTCCGCAGGTGCAGGAACGTCTGACACAGCAGATTCTGGTGGCATTGCAGACGCTGCTTGAGACAGACAACGTGGCCGTCAGCATCAGCGCGGTACACTACTGCGTCAAGTCCCGCGGGGTCATGGATGCCAACTCCCAGACCGAAACCACGGCCTTGGGCGGCATCTTTAAAAGCAACGCCCGCACAAGAGCCGAATTCCTCGGCTGAATGCGGTACTAGCAGCCTGCTGGGCTTTTCCGCGGTAGAGCAGTGTTAAGTTCGGCAGGCTGCTGGGGGCGGGCCTGGGGGAAACTCTGAGCCTGCCGCGCTGCCTACAGAGATATTGGCGGTCTCCAAAGCGGGGCATGAGTGATGCGCACTATAGCGGGTAATGATCTGTGGCAGCGTTGGGGGACTGATTACTTCCGAGCCCTGTCGACCTTCGGCGCCCTGCAGGACTGCACTATTCTCAGTCTGCTCCAAAACGGCCAGGTATCTGAGCTCTCCCAGGGCGAAGTGCTGTACCGCCCCGGCGACAAGGTCGGCGGTTTCTACGTTATTCTCAAGGGCTCCATCGCCCTCTATATGCACCATCACGACCGGGATGCACTGACTCGACTGTACCGCCAGGGGGAACAGCTCGGCTTTGTCGACATGATAGGCCTGCACGATCACTGGTCGACCAGCGTGGCGCAGAATCCTGTAACCCTGGTACATATCTCTTCGGATCAGTTTTTCGAGCTGCACCTGCAAGCGCCGGATGACTTTGGCCTGCTGATGATCAATCTGTCGCGGGAGATGGCGCGTACGGTGATTATGCTGGCCGAAGTGATTGTCGATCAGAGTGTACTGATCGCCAGCGGGCGCAATTAAGAAATAAGCAGGAAGAGGGGAGAGAGGGGCGCCGCCGGTTGCCCGGCGGCCTGTACAGCCAGCGGGCTCTATTGGCCGGCGTCGACGAAATGCTCCAGCGCCAGCAGATAGCCCTTGGTACCCAGGCCCGCAATCACCCCCTCGGCCCGTGCCGAAACGAAGGAATGGTGGCGAAAGCTTTCGCGGCGGTGAATATTGGAAATATGCACCTCTATCACCGGTTGCTCGAAGGTGTTCAGCGCATCCAGAATCGCCACCGAGGTGTGGCTGTAAGCCGCCGGGTTAATGATGATTCCGTCGGCCCGGCTGCGGGCTTCGTGAATCTTGTCGATGATATCCCCCTCACTATTACTCTGGAAAAATTCTATCTCAAACCCCAGCTGCGCCGCCCGCTCAAGCAGGCGCTGCTGCACATCCGCCAGGGTTTCGTGACCGTAGACTTCAGGCTGGCGTGTGCCCAGCAGGTTCAGGTTCGGGCCGTTCAGCACATAAATGC from Marinobacterium aestuarii includes these protein-coding regions:
- the folE gene encoding GTP cyclohydrolase I FolE; protein product: MISNEAKIVREVLIARGLETPLLENGMSSEQKYERIKSLMTEVVGTLGLDLSDDSLAETPHRIAKMYVNEIFAGLDYARFPKMALIENKMQVEEMVKVRDISVVSTCEHHFVTIDGVAKVAYIPDQTIIGLSKINRIVRFFAQRPQVQERLTQQILVALQTLLETDNVAVSISAVHYCVKSRGVMDANSQTETTALGGIFKSNARTRAEFLG
- a CDS encoding Crp/Fnr family transcriptional regulator, with protein sequence MRTIAGNDLWQRWGTDYFRALSTFGALQDCTILSLLQNGQVSELSQGEVLYRPGDKVGGFYVILKGSIALYMHHHDRDALTRLYRQGEQLGFVDMIGLHDHWSTSVAQNPVTLVHISSDQFFELHLQAPDDFGLLMINLSREMARTVIMLAEVIVDQSVLIASGRN
- the aroQ gene encoding type II 3-dehydroquinate dehydratase, with the translated sequence MSKCIYVLNGPNLNLLGTRQPEVYGHETLADVQQRLLERAAQLGFEIEFFQSNSEGDIIDKIHEARSRADGIIINPAAYSHTSVAILDALNTFEQPVIEVHISNIHRRESFRHHSFVSARAEGVIAGLGTKGYLLALEHFVDAGQ